A portion of the Haemorhous mexicanus isolate bHaeMex1 chromosome 3, bHaeMex1.pri, whole genome shotgun sequence genome contains these proteins:
- the FBXO28 gene encoding F-box only protein 28: protein MAAPEERLVSEGEGGAPGSARLSPAPLPEAAEPLAPMEPPPQSNTLMGLPIVAIESILSFLSYDETSQLRLVCKRMDLVCQRMLNQGFLKVERYHNLCQKQVKAQLPRRESERRNHSLARHADILAAVETRLSLLNMTFMKYVDSNLCCFIPGKVIDEIYRVLRYVNSTRAPQRAHEVLQELRDISSMAMEYFDEKIVPILKRKMPGSDVSGRLIGTAPVPGPSAALTTMQLFSKQSPSRQEVTKLQQQVKANGTGLTALKREISELRVKVQEQQKQLQDQDQKLLEQTQIIGEQNARLAELERKLREVMESTVGNSSGSGSNEQSPRKRRKAVDSTDCPRKSKRLRNRK, encoded by the exons ATGGCGGCGCCGGAGGAGCGGCTCGTGTCGGAGGGCGAAGGCGGCGCCCCGGGCTCGGCGCGGCTctccccggccccgctgccggAGGCCGCTGAGCCGCTGGCGCCCATGGAGCCGCCGCCTCAGAGCAACACGCTGATGGGGCTGCCCATCGTGGCTATCGAGAGCATCCTCAGCTTCCTGTCCTACGATGAGACGAGCCAGCTGCGCTTG GTTTGTAAGCGAATGGACTTGGTTTGCCAGAGAATGTTAAATCAGGGATTTCTGAAAGTGGAAAGATACCACAACTTGTGTCAAAAGCAAGTTAAAGCTCAACTTCCAAG ACGGGAGTCAGAAAGGAGAAACCATTCATTAGCTCGCCATGCAGACATCCTCGCTGCTGTGGAAACGAGACTCTCTCTCCTAAATATGACTTTCATGAAGTATGTGGATTCCAATCTCTGTTGCTTCATACCTGGAAAG GTAATAGATGAAATTTATCGAGTGCTAAGATATGTAAACTCTACAAGAGCTCCTCAGAGAGCTCATGAAGTTCTTCAAGAACTAAGGGACATTTCCTCCATGGCTATGGAATATTTTGATGAGAAGATTGTTCCAATACTGAAAAGAAAGATGCCTGGGTCAGATGTATCGGGACGTCTAATAGGAACTGCCCCAG TTCCAGGGCCTTCTGCAGCACTGACAACAATGCAGCTGTTCTCCAAGCAGAGCCCTTCCAGGCAGGAAGTCaccaagctgcagcagcaggtgaaAGCCAACGGCACGGGCCTGACGGCGCTGAAGCGGGAGATCTCGGAGCTGCGCGTCaaagtgcaggagcagcagaagcagctccaggatCAAGACCAGAAACTGCTTGAGCAGACCCAAATCATTGGGGAACAGAACGCCCGCTTGGCCGAGCTGGAGCGCAAGCTGCGGGAGGTGATGGAGAGCACAGTAGGGAATTCTTCGGGTTCCGGCTCAAATGAACAATCtcccaggaaaaggaggaaggcGGTGGATTCCACAGACTGTCCTAGGAAATCTAAACGCCTTCGGAACAGAAAATAA